The Sedimentisphaera salicampi genome includes a region encoding these proteins:
- a CDS encoding LamG domain-containing protein — protein MLKKLLLFIGIFAVSFFAVSQASTPWLHWKLDQNSGKAAFDSSGNRREANLYGQTFKDNSSEGIVGSSLLFDGSSESASYHFSSSEFEEYTICFWVKAASLSQKQYCAPLNTYGASSNGFQIDVDGSSPGNYRYISGSGEIIMGSAQKQWVHLAVSGTESETKVYYNGTFAGSKTLSDNIFNQIAIGVNRNGSRFFNGYIDDVQVYDRKLSNSEIHYIYANPGEVVSPEPAVYNIRPEDGEVGFPSGANLTWDTAGCYLFEPKFDIYFGQTAQSLEKIRGSYESKSLDYPLSAGNRYYWRIDIIDDNDSVHQGSLRSFVTFSSSLELLNLGLNSFSQSGELYSTQDSSVLNNEVYIPQAPQLEDGVSGKAFSFTKDNRNELSCSLGQKSFAKGENWSLNMFLKIDSENDSWTRMVGLGTQTQHGLYILEDYKLGFIYDMDYIVKTSSRLVPERWYMLTLIKDGEKIKLYINGRLESDEPYENLKNEDYDFLPYYSQFTQFQGAVDEFKIFAGAITDSKIEQELEILAGNTEISSNFTPDRNILSIFASEWLSELSHDQAIPSGDLNLYSDLCCYASDYNWDNRVDILDYSVFAFNKRFLK, from the coding sequence ATGTTGAAAAAACTTCTTCTTTTTATTGGCATATTTGCAGTTTCATTTTTTGCCGTTTCGCAGGCTTCAACCCCTTGGCTCCACTGGAAACTCGACCAGAATTCAGGGAAAGCAGCTTTTGATTCCAGCGGAAACCGCCGAGAAGCAAATCTCTACGGACAAACCTTCAAGGATAATTCTTCGGAAGGTATCGTGGGTTCTTCCCTTCTTTTCGATGGGAGTTCAGAGTCTGCTTCTTATCATTTTTCTTCATCCGAGTTTGAGGAATATACAATTTGTTTCTGGGTGAAAGCCGCAAGCTTATCCCAAAAGCAATACTGTGCTCCGCTTAACACTTACGGGGCTTCCTCTAACGGTTTTCAGATAGATGTAGATGGAAGCAGCCCGGGGAACTACCGCTATATCAGCGGCAGCGGCGAAATAATAATGGGCTCAGCTCAAAAGCAATGGGTACACCTTGCCGTATCAGGAACTGAGAGCGAAACAAAAGTTTACTATAACGGAACTTTTGCCGGTTCAAAGACCCTGAGCGATAATATTTTCAACCAAATAGCTATAGGTGTAAACAGGAACGGCAGCAGATTTTTCAATGGTTATATTGATGATGTGCAGGTGTATGACAGGAAACTCAGCAACAGCGAAATACATTACATCTATGCAAATCCCGGAGAAGTAGTTTCGCCTGAGCCTGCTGTATATAACATCCGCCCCGAAGATGGAGAGGTTGGCTTTCCTTCTGGTGCAAATCTCACATGGGACACTGCCGGCTGTTATCTGTTTGAACCGAAATTCGATATTTACTTCGGGCAGACTGCACAGTCTCTTGAGAAGATTCGAGGCAGTTATGAAAGCAAGTCTTTGGATTACCCTCTCTCCGCCGGGAATCGTTATTACTGGCGGATTGATATTATTGATGATAATGACAGCGTCCATCAGGGCAGTTTGAGAAGTTTCGTAACATTCAGCAGCAGTCTTGAACTGCTCAATTTAGGATTAAACAGCTTCTCTCAGTCCGGCGAACTGTACAGCACTCAGGACAGTTCGGTTTTGAATAATGAAGTTTATATTCCCCAAGCCCCACAGCTTGAGGATGGAGTAAGCGGGAAGGCCTTTAGCTTTACAAAGGACAACAGAAACGAGCTTTCTTGCAGCCTTGGCCAGAAATCTTTTGCCAAAGGCGAAAACTGGTCATTAAATATGTTCCTGAAAATCGATTCTGAAAATGATTCATGGACAAGGATGGTTGGCCTCGGCACACAGACCCAGCACGGACTTTACATCCTTGAAGATTACAAACTGGGTTTTATATATGATATGGATTATATCGTAAAGACCAGTTCAAGATTGGTGCCTGAGAGATGGTATATGCTCACTTTGATTAAAGACGGAGAAAAAATAAAGCTGTATATCAACGGCAGATTAGAATCTGATGAGCCTTATGAAAACCTGAAAAATGAGGATTATGATTTTCTGCCATATTATTCTCAGTTTACACAGTTTCAAGGGGCTGTTGATGAATTCAAAATTTTCGCAGGTGCAATAACGGATTCTAAAATCGAGCAGGAGTTGGAAATTCTTGCAGGGAATACCGAGATCAGCTCAAATTTTACTCCGGACAGAAACATATTAAGTATTTTCGCCTCCGAGTGGCTCAGTGAGCTTTCTCACGACCAAGCCATTCCTTCTGGAGATTTGAATTTATATTCAGATCTTTGCTGCTATGCAAGTGATTATAACTGGGATAATAGGGTTGATATTTTAGATTATTCTGTTTTCGCCTTCAACAAACGCTTTTTGAAATAA
- a CDS encoding sulfatase encodes MKRREFFKCIGAFGAVCLSPQLSLSEIAAEGLSKPNIVLMHIDDLGWADVDYKAPHDYYETPNIDALKQSGMEFNNGYAAAALCSPTRAALMTGRYPARTGVTNFISRPNVTENPEGYISSASMEYKTPKRYQFLELEEVTIAEILAPAGYDTYHLGKWHLGTSEPYTPDKQGFEVQMMGECHRDYFDPYDCDSLPDRKEGEYLTDRLTDEAEALMRTSRDKGKPFFLHLAHHAVHTPIRARQDYIDYFKAKPKPSGWEHLDHVYAAMIKSVDDSVGDIISKIDELGISENTFVVFTSDNGGHQPVSDNTPLREGKRWPYEGGIREPWIFKWDGVIQRGSVCEYPICSIDVLPTLCDLAGADLPSGVDIDGVNITPLLKQQQQLPQRDLFWYFPHYISDYTGEIAPFAVIRSGKWKMIRWYDSHKPSELYNLDADLSETNNCAGLYPEKVLDFELRIERWIIEVDAKRPLKNENYDDGRPGKENVFIG; translated from the coding sequence ATGAAACGAAGAGAGTTCTTTAAGTGTATCGGTGCTTTCGGTGCAGTATGTCTTTCTCCCCAGCTTTCATTGAGTGAAATCGCTGCGGAAGGTCTTTCAAAGCCCAATATCGTATTAATGCATATTGACGACCTTGGCTGGGCGGATGTAGACTATAAAGCCCCCCATGATTATTATGAAACTCCCAACATAGATGCGTTAAAACAATCTGGGATGGAATTCAATAACGGCTATGCCGCAGCTGCTTTATGCTCTCCTACAAGAGCGGCTCTTATGACAGGCAGGTATCCGGCGAGGACGGGAGTAACAAATTTCATCAGCAGGCCGAATGTTACCGAAAACCCCGAGGGCTACATCAGCTCTGCTTCGATGGAGTATAAAACGCCTAAAAGATACCAGTTTCTTGAGCTGGAAGAGGTAACTATTGCTGAAATTCTCGCACCGGCTGGTTATGATACTTACCACCTCGGCAAATGGCATTTAGGTACTTCAGAGCCTTACACTCCTGATAAGCAGGGCTTTGAAGTTCAAATGATGGGCGAATGCCACAGGGATTATTTTGATCCATACGATTGCGACTCTCTGCCTGACAGGAAGGAAGGGGAGTACCTGACAGACAGGCTCACAGACGAAGCCGAAGCCCTGATGCGTACTTCCAGAGATAAAGGCAAACCATTCTTTCTCCATTTAGCTCATCACGCTGTTCATACCCCCATACGGGCAAGACAGGACTATATAGATTATTTCAAGGCAAAGCCCAAGCCCTCAGGCTGGGAACACCTTGACCATGTATATGCTGCTATGATTAAAAGCGTTGATGATTCGGTTGGTGATATTATCTCTAAAATTGATGAACTGGGGATTTCAGAGAATACTTTTGTGGTGTTTACATCAGACAACGGCGGCCACCAGCCCGTATCAGACAATACCCCATTGAGAGAAGGCAAAAGATGGCCCTATGAGGGAGGGATACGGGAGCCTTGGATATTCAAATGGGACGGCGTTATACAGCGCGGCTCGGTTTGCGAATATCCAATATGCAGCATAGATGTGCTGCCTACATTATGCGATTTAGCGGGCGCTGATCTGCCTTCGGGAGTTGATATTGACGGGGTAAACATCACCCCGCTGCTCAAACAGCAGCAGCAACTGCCGCAAAGAGATTTGTTCTGGTATTTCCCGCATTACATCTCTGACTACACAGGCGAAATTGCTCCGTTTGCTGTTATCCGCAGCGGAAAGTGGAAGATGATCAGGTGGTATGATTCCCACAAGCCCAGCGAGCTTTATAATCTTGACGCTGATCTTTCTGAAACTAACAACTGCGCTGGACTATATCCGGAAAAGGTGTTAGATTTCGAGCTGCGGATCGAGAGGTGGATTATTGAAGTAGATGCAAAAAGGCCGCTCAAAAATGAGAATTACGACGACGGCCGCCCAGGTAAAGAAAACGTATTCATCGGTTAA
- a CDS encoding discoidin domain-containing protein: protein MKYFVFTKSSVASFFICALLLTALIGSVSASTQITLDSSDAGRRYDGIGVVSAGGNARLFDDYQEPYKSDVLDLLFKPKFGASLQVFKAEIGGSTSSTSGAEPSHAITRDELDSPVSRGYELWLMRQARNRNPEIMLGCLPWAYPYWLDGEECISCFCCPTQDTADYYVSFLDLAADEWGLSFDFVGAPQNEKNMEYPKDLDWIANTLKPTLVEAGYDLPIIAPDGGYHALDVFNHLDDDPAYDEVIDYVGVHRPIQKDRMPSESIINSGKTLWDSEDSAGNGTWHGARGIVSRMNQIYIDGRITQMLIWPPLDGAYEGVHCTNTGLIKTQTPWCGYYEISPSIWAIAHYTQFTELGWEYMNDACGKLSGEGNYAALKSPDAEDFTVVVYSENSEQLDFDISGFSADKLSVWRTQKRNSFVRMNDIAVSSGNFSIACEPDSIYTISTTSGQTKGSPSNPIPEYEDFPFPYSEDFEQYAEGETPDYLADMQGTFETAPSKAGRNGISLQQILPAMGDYTWIYTGEEPPAAMTLFGEMQWSNYEFSSDVFVEQEFVHISVRKGDTQKHAGYALVLNKNGKWKLSFDNVLEKDSVLVSGTVPDFNGDIWHNLKIRVAENKLAGYLDGRKLFTIEDDSRDKGQPCLGSSFDMNQFDNIQIKNTGRWKLIDNTSEDISWNGWYTYSNEDFISGNSHYTRDGGAVSTFTFNGRAAKIYGSLREDAGFFEVYINEEKDALVDCFSEERQLSTLLYETPEMSSGEHTVRILTTGEKNTQSSGNAVVIDAFAFTNEPPCTENEPVNLSLNSNAAASSEWGDYYSADLAADGDANTRWNSKQGDVNGSWLELSFFEPFVVSSVRLKEFRDRVLSHKIQYFDGIWKDLAEGDYIGDLKIHIFEPVKTHKIRLLITEAQTVPSICEFEVFPPLSDFNRDGKVNRMDIYTFSQNWLAYDCFNACECGYCDLRHDNRVDMLDFCFLSSDFQIR from the coding sequence ATGAAATATTTTGTGTTCACTAAATCTTCTGTTGCAAGTTTCTTCATTTGCGCTCTTTTGCTTACAGCTCTAATCGGTTCTGTCTCAGCTTCTACTCAGATTACTCTTGATTCTTCAGATGCCGGCAGGAGATACGACGGAATCGGGGTTGTATCAGCAGGCGGAAACGCAAGGCTTTTTGACGATTACCAAGAGCCGTATAAGAGTGATGTCCTTGATCTGCTCTTTAAGCCAAAATTCGGCGCATCTCTGCAGGTATTCAAAGCCGAAATCGGCGGGAGCACAAGCTCAACATCAGGCGCAGAGCCTTCTCATGCAATTACCCGAGATGAGCTTGATTCACCAGTATCCAGAGGCTATGAGCTGTGGCTTATGAGGCAGGCTAGAAACAGAAATCCTGAGATAATGCTCGGCTGTCTGCCGTGGGCATATCCATACTGGCTCGATGGCGAGGAATGTATAAGCTGCTTTTGCTGCCCAACTCAGGACACCGCTGACTATTATGTCTCGTTTTTAGACCTTGCCGCAGATGAATGGGGACTGAGCTTTGATTTTGTAGGTGCGCCTCAGAATGAAAAAAATATGGAATACCCCAAAGACCTGGACTGGATTGCCAACACCCTTAAGCCAACTTTGGTTGAGGCCGGTTACGACTTACCGATTATCGCTCCTGACGGAGGTTACCACGCTCTGGATGTTTTTAACCATTTGGATGACGACCCAGCTTACGATGAAGTTATAGATTATGTGGGCGTTCACCGGCCGATACAGAAGGACAGAATGCCGAGCGAATCTATAATAAATTCCGGCAAAACCCTCTGGGACAGCGAGGATTCCGCCGGCAACGGCACATGGCACGGCGCCAGAGGCATAGTGAGCAGAATGAATCAGATTTACATCGATGGGCGGATTACTCAGATGCTAATATGGCCGCCTCTGGATGGGGCTTACGAGGGAGTTCACTGCACTAATACAGGTTTGATAAAAACCCAAACCCCGTGGTGCGGCTATTATGAGATTTCACCATCAATATGGGCAATAGCACATTACACCCAGTTTACAGAACTGGGCTGGGAATATATGAATGATGCGTGCGGCAAGCTCTCCGGTGAAGGCAATTATGCGGCTTTGAAATCGCCGGATGCGGAAGATTTTACAGTTGTAGTTTATTCAGAAAACTCAGAGCAGCTTGATTTTGATATATCCGGATTCAGCGCCGATAAGCTCAGCGTTTGGAGAACGCAAAAACGAAATTCATTTGTTCGTATGAATGATATTGCTGTATCTTCAGGGAACTTCTCGATTGCCTGCGAGCCTGATTCAATTTATACGATTTCCACTACATCAGGACAAACTAAAGGCTCTCCGTCAAATCCAATACCTGAATATGAAGATTTCCCTTTCCCCTATTCTGAAGATTTCGAACAGTATGCTGAGGGGGAAACCCCTGATTATCTTGCCGATATGCAGGGTACATTCGAAACAGCTCCCTCAAAAGCAGGCAGAAACGGTATTTCACTTCAGCAGATACTCCCTGCAATGGGCGATTACACATGGATATACACTGGAGAAGAGCCCCCTGCTGCAATGACGCTTTTCGGTGAAATGCAGTGGAGCAACTACGAGTTTTCCTCGGATGTCTTTGTAGAGCAGGAATTTGTGCATATTTCCGTTCGGAAGGGCGATACACAGAAACACGCAGGCTATGCGCTTGTATTGAATAAAAACGGGAAATGGAAACTTAGTTTCGACAATGTTTTAGAAAAGGACAGCGTATTAGTAAGCGGAACAGTTCCCGACTTTAACGGCGATATCTGGCACAATCTCAAAATTCGTGTGGCTGAAAACAAATTAGCCGGTTATCTTGATGGCCGCAAACTCTTTACTATTGAGGATGATTCAAGAGATAAAGGCCAGCCTTGTTTAGGCTCCAGTTTCGATATGAATCAATTTGATAATATACAAATCAAAAATACCGGCAGATGGAAACTAATAGACAATACATCTGAAGATATCAGCTGGAATGGTTGGTATACCTACAGCAATGAAGATTTTATTAGCGGAAATTCTCATTACACCCGTGATGGAGGAGCTGTCTCAACATTTACTTTCAACGGCAGGGCAGCAAAGATTTATGGCTCTTTAAGGGAGGATGCAGGTTTTTTTGAAGTCTATATCAATGAAGAAAAAGATGCTTTAGTCGACTGTTTCAGTGAGGAAAGACAGCTCAGCACACTGCTTTACGAAACGCCTGAGATGTCTTCAGGAGAACATACCGTTAGAATTTTGACTACCGGCGAGAAGAATACACAGAGCAGCGGAAATGCTGTGGTTATTGATGCTTTTGCTTTTACGAATGAGCCGCCTTGTACTGAAAACGAACCTGTAAATTTGAGCTTGAACTCTAACGCAGCAGCTTCAAGCGAATGGGGCGATTATTACAGTGCTGACTTGGCAGCCGATGGCGATGCGAATACAAGATGGAACAGTAAACAGGGCGATGTGAACGGTTCTTGGCTTGAGCTTTCATTCTTTGAGCCCTTTGTAGTTTCATCCGTCCGATTAAAAGAATTCCGTGATAGGGTGCTTTCGCACAAAATTCAATATTTTGATGGTATATGGAAAGACCTTGCGGAAGGCGATTATATAGGAGATCTTAAAATTCACATTTTTGAGCCGGTTAAGACTCATAAAATCCGTCTGCTTATCACTGAAGCACAAACTGTTCCGAGTATTTGTGAATTTGAAGTTTTTCCGCCTCTGAGTGATTTCAACAGAGATGGCAAAGTGAATCGTATGGATATTTACACTTTCTCCCAAAACTGGCTTGCCTATGATTGCTTTAACGCCTGCGAGTGCGGCTATTGCGATCTCCGACACGATAACAGGGTTGATATGTTAGACTTCTGTTTCCTTTCTTCAGATTTTCAAATAAGATAA
- a CDS encoding co-chaperone GroES, with protein MKLKPLSDNVLLKRVEESAVTAGGIVLPDSAKEKSSRGEVISTGPGKLNDDGTTSEMKVKKGDVVIFESYAPREVKLDGEEYLIVDQSSIIAVIED; from the coding sequence ATGAAGCTTAAACCACTATCAGACAATGTTTTACTTAAAAGAGTAGAAGAGTCTGCGGTAACTGCCGGCGGTATTGTACTGCCTGATTCTGCAAAGGAGAAGTCCAGCAGAGGCGAGGTTATTTCAACCGGCCCCGGCAAGCTCAATGATGATGGGACAACCTCAGAGATGAAGGTAAAGAAGGGTGACGTAGTGATCTTTGAAAGCTATGCCCCGAGAGAGGTAAAACTGGACGGAGAAGAGTATTTAATTGTAGATCAGTCGAGTATTATTGCGGTTATAGAAGACTGA
- the groL gene encoding chaperonin GroEL (60 kDa chaperone family; promotes refolding of misfolded polypeptides especially under stressful conditions; forms two stacked rings of heptamers to form a barrel-shaped 14mer; ends can be capped by GroES; misfolded proteins enter the barrel where they are refolded when GroES binds), whose translation MAAKKIAFENEARSAILEGVKKLSNAVKITLGPCGRNVVLEKSMGSPTVTKDGVTVAKEIELEDSYENMGAQMVKEVASKTSNVAGDGTTTATIMAEAIFTEGLKNITAGADPMKVKRGIDAAVEAIVEQLRKKSITIESSKQIEQVARCSANHDPGIGKVLAKAMDKVGKDGVITVEEGQSLETTVDLVEGMQFDKGYLSPHFVNNTENMTVNLDKPYVLIHEKKISSVKNLVPILEKVSKQGKPLLIIAEDIEGEALTTLVVNKLRGILNVAAVKAPGFGDRRKAMLQDIAVLTGGQAIMEDLGIQLENVELAQLGMAKKVTIDKDNTTIVEGGGSSEDISARIEQIKNEYNISTSDYDKEKLQERLAKLSGGVAQINVGAATEAEMKEKKARVEDALHACRAAVEEGILPGGGVSALGAIKNIGSLKLKGDEQVGADIVKRAVFAPIKQIAKNAGLDGSIVSQKVYENDEPNFGYNALTKEYGDMIDFGVIVPTKVERSALQNAASIASLLLTTDAVVSDIPDDKDSSGGGMPGGGMM comes from the coding sequence ATGGCAGCAAAAAAGATTGCTTTTGAAAATGAAGCCCGTTCGGCGATTCTTGAAGGCGTTAAGAAACTCTCAAACGCCGTAAAGATTACGCTCGGGCCGTGCGGAAGAAACGTGGTTCTCGAAAAATCTATGGGCTCTCCAACTGTTACCAAAGACGGTGTTACAGTGGCAAAGGAAATTGAGCTTGAGGATTCTTACGAGAATATGGGCGCTCAGATGGTTAAGGAAGTGGCTTCCAAAACAAGCAACGTTGCGGGCGACGGTACTACAACTGCAACGATTATGGCTGAAGCTATTTTTACCGAAGGCCTGAAGAACATTACAGCCGGCGCAGACCCTATGAAAGTTAAGAGAGGGATTGACGCCGCTGTTGAGGCTATAGTTGAGCAGCTCAGGAAGAAATCTATCACTATAGAATCTTCCAAACAGATTGAACAGGTTGCACGTTGCTCGGCAAATCACGACCCTGGAATCGGGAAAGTGCTTGCCAAGGCGATGGATAAGGTCGGCAAAGACGGCGTTATCACCGTTGAGGAAGGTCAGTCTCTTGAGACAACTGTAGATCTTGTAGAAGGTATGCAGTTCGACAAAGGCTACCTCAGCCCCCATTTTGTAAACAACACAGAAAATATGACAGTGAACCTCGATAAGCCTTATGTGCTTATCCACGAGAAGAAAATCAGCTCTGTGAAGAATCTTGTTCCGATTTTGGAGAAGGTCTCTAAACAGGGCAAGCCGCTTCTGATTATTGCAGAGGACATTGAGGGCGAAGCCCTTACAACTCTCGTTGTAAACAAGCTCAGAGGCATTTTGAACGTAGCTGCTGTTAAGGCGCCCGGCTTTGGAGACCGCAGAAAGGCTATGCTTCAGGATATCGCCGTCCTAACAGGCGGACAGGCGATTATGGAAGACCTCGGCATTCAGCTTGAGAATGTAGAGCTCGCTCAGCTCGGTATGGCCAAGAAGGTTACTATCGATAAAGACAATACTACAATTGTTGAGGGCGGCGGAAGCAGCGAAGATATCTCTGCAAGGATCGAACAGATCAAAAACGAGTACAACATATCAACAAGCGATTATGATAAAGAAAAGCTTCAGGAACGTCTTGCCAAGCTCTCCGGCGGCGTGGCTCAAATTAACGTGGGCGCTGCTACCGAAGCTGAGATGAAAGAGAAGAAGGCGAGAGTGGAAGATGCCCTTCATGCCTGCAGGGCTGCTGTAGAGGAAGGCATTCTCCCCGGCGGCGGCGTTTCAGCTCTGGGAGCTATAAAGAATATCGGTTCGCTCAAGCTCAAAGGTGATGAGCAGGTAGGTGCTGATATTGTTAAAAGGGCGGTTTTTGCCCCGATTAAGCAGATCGCAAAGAACGCAGGGCTCGACGGTTCTATCGTTTCTCAGAAGGTTTATGAAAACGACGAGCCGAACTTCGGCTATAACGCCCTCACGAAAGAGTACGGCGATATGATCGATTTCGGCGTTATCGTGCCTACCAAGGTGGAAAGAAGCGCTTTACAGAATGCTGCTTCAATTGCTTCTCTGCTTCTTACAACAGATGCAGTAGTAAGCGATATACCTGATGATAAAGACTCCTCAGGCGGCGGGATGCCCGGCGGCGGAATGATGTAA